Proteins from one Polymorphobacter megasporae genomic window:
- a CDS encoding GGDEF domain-containing protein: protein MRSIVGSLAALRPIAPFAALFVLLVIFAGGGMVVIAHEADVSDASRAREAVTRGFSAALANLDAGVEMNVATAPVAETLSDPRGTPASTYSFFPFTSPASLGYHGTVVLNPDGTAFAGTRFGRPWTGPSLAAAARMIAPVAARLPTQRPASLTTLRRDERGEVLAIAVANAAPTGGDVAPASVPLRRLAILAPVVRQIVPRILPSLGVEEFRVLRPGIAKDARASDVANAVTIAVDNGSPIVFFWRPREPGRAAIARWGPVHATLLLAALVMLAVAARGSLAATRALKLLANSDSLTGLANRFAFRTELDRRLARGELPVIGMIDLNGFKAVNDEYGHLVGDDLLVAVGAELTDAAGPGDFVARLGGDEFALISPSGTAANLLAAAFTERLARPLVVGPRRLQIGAAIGLSTAQPGMAASALMGLADAELYENKHALRPWRRNSDHNGCRQAGP from the coding sequence GTGCGCTCGATCGTCGGTTCTCTCGCTGCTTTACGGCCGATCGCGCCGTTTGCCGCGCTGTTCGTACTCCTCGTTATCTTTGCGGGCGGCGGCATGGTCGTCATTGCGCACGAGGCCGACGTCAGCGACGCATCGCGGGCGCGAGAGGCGGTAACCCGTGGCTTCTCGGCAGCGTTGGCGAACCTGGATGCCGGGGTCGAGATGAACGTCGCGACCGCGCCGGTTGCCGAGACCCTGTCAGACCCGCGGGGGACGCCGGCGTCGACCTACAGCTTCTTTCCCTTCACCAGCCCCGCCTCGCTCGGTTATCACGGCACGGTAGTTCTTAACCCCGACGGCACCGCCTTTGCCGGCACGCGGTTCGGCCGGCCGTGGACAGGTCCGTCGCTGGCGGCGGCGGCCCGGATGATCGCTCCGGTCGCCGCACGGCTGCCGACCCAGCGACCGGCGAGCCTCACCACACTCCGGCGCGACGAGCGCGGCGAAGTTCTGGCAATCGCCGTGGCGAATGCCGCGCCCACCGGCGGCGACGTTGCGCCCGCCTCCGTGCCGTTGCGCCGCCTCGCGATCCTCGCTCCCGTCGTGCGGCAGATCGTGCCCCGGATCCTGCCGAGCCTCGGCGTCGAAGAATTCCGCGTTTTGCGCCCCGGCATAGCTAAGGATGCCCGGGCAAGCGATGTCGCCAATGCCGTCACCATCGCGGTAGACAACGGGTCGCCGATCGTCTTCTTCTGGCGTCCGCGCGAGCCGGGGCGCGCCGCTATAGCGCGGTGGGGCCCTGTCCACGCGACGCTGCTCCTCGCCGCGCTGGTCATGCTGGCGGTCGCCGCGCGGGGGAGCCTCGCTGCCACCCGCGCGCTAAAACTGCTTGCGAACAGTGATTCGCTAACGGGCCTCGCCAATCGCTTCGCGTTCCGCACCGAACTCGACCGCCGGCTCGCGCGCGGCGAGCTGCCCGTCATCGGGATGATCGATCTCAACGGCTTCAAAGCGGTCAACGACGAGTACGGACATCTCGTCGGCGACGACTTGCTCGTTGCCGTGGGGGCCGAACTGACAGATGCCGCCGGCCCTGGTGACTTTGTCGCGCGGCTTGGCGGCGACGAATTCGCGCTAATCAGCCCATCGGGCACCGCTGCCAATCTCCTGGCAGCTGCATTTACCGAACGGCTCGCGCGGCCGCTTGTCGTGGGTCCGCGTCGGCTGCAGATCGGGGCAGCGATCGGTCTCTCCACGGCACAGCCGGGAATGGCGGCAAGCGCGCTGATGGGCCTTGCCGATGCGGAACTCTACGAGAATAAGCACGCCCTACGCCCTTGGCGGCGCAACAGCGACCACAACGGCTGCCGCCAAGCCGGGCCGTAG
- a CDS encoding ankyrin repeat domain-containing protein, with amino-acid sequence MRVLTYQGLGLHRSQKAIGRVRSAIIGNDFRAAAIKKLAPTPYWRAKLDDKTRLLMQFVRHGGETVCLFLEIIDNHAYDRSRFLRGARVDPDKIEQVADVTAADLLAPDATPPGAHPGRLTWLHPTRDQFVLLDKPIMFDDVQEAVRLRPVPMVLLGPAGSGKTAVTLTKLREAGGRVLYVTQSAYLAQSARGLYGAHDYHNECQEVEFLSYREFLETIRVPIGTEVRFTDFEAWFHRHRAALRGDVHGTDAFAVFEEFRGVLGARPDASLSLDDYQALGVRQSLFLAGAARAAIHGLFGRYVTWLNQSGHYDLNLVAHAWRSLAEPTYDFVVIDEVQDFTNAQLALILATLKNPKNFLLCGDAHQIVHPNFFSWAAVRALFWQGAAGEEVGSGQIAVLRANFRNTQSVTDIANRLLRIKQARFGSIDRESSFLVECASGEVGSVQLLAGTDSTLRDLDARSRASVHHAVIVLRDEDKPAARERFRTPLIFSVHEVKGLEYPHVILFNVISGARADYAEICRDVGPADLANEDLEYRRARDKTDKSLEIYKFYVNALYVAMTRAVETLILAESDMRHPLLSLLSLKEDAGGLSGATQTSTKQEWALEARKLELQGKQEQARSIRETFLKAKPTPWQPWSEAAIRDLEPRALNAKDPSAKLKRAFMDYGLWHSQPKFIEDLANQTKFDAAAAIAINGFVENQVGLLPYFDGRDHENPVARAMKAQSGRLLRPYAERAFKPVLAEFDLYGVDHRVPCGATPLMMAARAGNLALAEALVQRGADLAAIDEYGHTAWMVALCRAVAEPAFAEHSLGPLFDLLAPTALDVQTAGRLVKLERHQAEYWLLSLMLASLKIQGSTMVDRDHPSYRYFRGFFADSLMETLEGLPDHLWQPSRRKRTYLNSVLARAEVASSYRPARKLWERWDNGHYMPARDMHIRRRNAQGEDAWVPINEALNLPWVIRGTRPMPASLLTTTDRPVW; translated from the coding sequence ATGCGCGTCCTCACCTATCAGGGTCTCGGCCTCCACCGATCGCAAAAGGCCATCGGCAGGGTCCGGTCGGCGATCATAGGTAATGATTTTCGGGCCGCCGCGATCAAGAAGCTGGCACCGACGCCTTACTGGCGGGCAAAGCTCGACGACAAGACGCGATTGCTCATGCAGTTCGTGCGCCACGGCGGCGAGACCGTCTGTCTGTTCCTCGAGATTATCGACAATCATGCCTATGACCGGTCGCGGTTCCTGCGCGGCGCACGGGTCGATCCCGACAAGATTGAACAGGTGGCCGATGTCACCGCCGCCGACCTGTTGGCGCCCGATGCGACCCCGCCAGGTGCGCATCCCGGCCGGCTGACCTGGCTCCATCCTACCCGAGATCAGTTTGTCCTCCTCGACAAGCCAATTATGTTCGATGACGTCCAGGAAGCGGTGCGGCTGCGGCCGGTGCCGATGGTGCTGCTGGGGCCAGCGGGGTCCGGCAAGACCGCGGTCACGCTCACCAAGTTGCGCGAAGCCGGCGGGCGGGTGCTCTATGTCACTCAATCGGCCTATCTCGCCCAGTCGGCGCGCGGACTCTACGGCGCACATGATTATCACAATGAGTGCCAAGAGGTGGAATTCCTGAGCTACCGCGAGTTCCTCGAGACCATCAGGGTGCCGATCGGCACCGAAGTCCGCTTCACCGATTTTGAGGCTTGGTTCCATCGCCACCGCGCCGCTTTGCGCGGCGACGTGCACGGAACCGACGCCTTCGCCGTGTTCGAAGAGTTTCGCGGCGTGCTCGGTGCCCGGCCAGACGCGTCTCTCAGCCTCGACGACTATCAGGCGCTCGGCGTCCGCCAGTCGCTCTTCCTCGCCGGCGCGGCGCGGGCAGCGATCCATGGGCTATTTGGCCGTTATGTGACGTGGCTGAACCAGAGTGGGCATTATGATCTCAATCTCGTCGCGCATGCGTGGCGGTCGCTGGCCGAGCCGACGTATGATTTCGTGGTAATCGACGAGGTCCAGGACTTTACCAACGCCCAACTCGCATTGATCCTTGCAACTCTGAAAAATCCAAAAAACTTCCTGTTATGCGGCGACGCCCATCAGATTGTGCACCCCAATTTCTTTTCGTGGGCGGCGGTGCGCGCCTTGTTTTGGCAGGGTGCTGCCGGCGAAGAGGTCGGATCGGGGCAGATCGCGGTCCTGCGGGCCAATTTCCGCAACACGCAGTCGGTGACCGATATCGCCAATCGGCTACTGCGCATCAAGCAGGCCCGCTTCGGTTCGATCGACCGGGAGAGCAGTTTCCTGGTCGAGTGCGCCTCGGGCGAGGTCGGTTCGGTACAATTGCTGGCGGGAACGGACTCGACCCTGCGCGATCTCGATGCGCGGTCTCGGGCGTCCGTACATCATGCCGTGATCGTGCTGCGCGACGAAGACAAGCCGGCGGCGCGAGAGCGGTTTCGCACGCCGCTCATATTTTCGGTCCACGAGGTCAAGGGCCTCGAATACCCGCATGTCATCCTGTTCAATGTGATCTCGGGCGCGAGGGCCGATTATGCCGAAATTTGCCGGGACGTAGGTCCGGCCGATCTCGCCAACGAGGATCTGGAATATCGCCGGGCGCGCGACAAGACCGACAAGTCGCTGGAAATCTACAAATTCTACGTCAACGCGCTCTATGTCGCGATGACCCGCGCGGTCGAGACATTGATTCTGGCGGAATCGGATATGCGCCATCCGTTGCTGTCACTGCTCAGCCTCAAGGAGGACGCCGGCGGACTGAGTGGCGCAACCCAGACCTCGACCAAGCAGGAATGGGCGCTCGAAGCGCGCAAATTGGAATTGCAGGGTAAGCAGGAACAGGCCCGCTCGATCCGTGAGACCTTTCTCAAGGCCAAGCCAACGCCATGGCAACCATGGTCGGAGGCCGCTATCCGCGATCTGGAGCCCCGCGCACTTAACGCGAAAGACCCCTCGGCCAAGCTCAAAAGGGCGTTCATGGATTACGGCCTGTGGCACAGCCAGCCGAAATTCATCGAGGATTTGGCCAACCAGACGAAATTTGATGCCGCCGCGGCAATTGCCATCAACGGTTTCGTCGAAAATCAGGTCGGTCTCCTGCCTTATTTTGATGGCCGCGACCACGAAAACCCGGTCGCCAGGGCGATGAAGGCGCAAAGCGGTCGGCTGCTGCGCCCTTATGCGGAACGCGCGTTCAAGCCGGTTCTCGCCGAGTTCGACCTCTACGGTGTCGATCACCGCGTTCCTTGTGGTGCGACGCCGTTGATGATGGCCGCGCGGGCCGGCAATCTGGCGCTTGCCGAGGCACTGGTTCAGCGTGGTGCCGACCTTGCCGCCATCGACGAGTATGGCCACACCGCCTGGATGGTGGCGTTGTGCCGGGCGGTGGCGGAGCCCGCTTTCGCAGAGCATAGTCTTGGCCCGCTATTCGACCTTCTGGCTCCGACCGCGCTCGATGTTCAGACCGCGGGCCGGCTGGTCAAGCTCGAACGCCATCAGGCCGAATACTGGCTGCTGAGCCTGATGCTGGCGAGTCTCAAGATTCAGGGGAGTACGATGGTCGATCGCGACCATCCAAGCTATCGCTATTTTCGCGGCTTTTTTGCCGATAGCTTGATGGAAACGCTGGAAGGGCTGCCCGATCACCTCTGGCAGCCATCACGCCGCAAACGCACGTATCTCAATTCGGTGCTGGCACGCGCCGAAGTTGCCAGCAGCTATCGACCTGCCCGCAAACTCTGGGAACGCTGGGATAACGGCCATTATATGCCGGCCCGCGACATGCATATTCGCCGCCGGAACGCGCAAGGAGAGGATGCCTGGGTCCCGATCAACGAGGCGCTAAACCTGCCTTGGGTGATCCGCGGAACTCGGCCCATGCCTGCGTCCTTATTGACGACGACCGACAGACCGGTTTGGTAG
- a CDS encoding OsmC family protein, which translates to MNTDISGATASVTKEMANSPRRISRIAVTISVPGKFDDRQRTELEAAAHACPIHNALGIDAPIAILWTG; encoded by the coding sequence ATGAACACCGATATCAGCGGTGCAACTGCTTCGGTCACGAAGGAGATGGCAAATTCTCCGCGCCGAATTTCTCGCATCGCGGTGACTATAAGCGTCCCAGGAAAATTCGACGACCGGCAGCGCACCGAGTTGGAAGCTGCCGCTCACGCATGTCCTATCCATAACGCGCTTGGGATCGACGCGCCGATCGCGATCTTATGGACTGGCTGA
- a CDS encoding RNA polymerase sigma factor, with protein MRHILASMNDLCQVSFDDDFGVALAKQVSSLSNYGRRLTGGGADADDLLQDTMLRCWSARHSFRPDSNLGAWARTVMRNSFLSGRRRARFQVELPEEAFDRLLSVAENQSNVVALRDAEWALNKLTIGQREAVLLASQGVKIEDAAAQLAITSGTFKSRVWRGRLRLRQLTEEEVTPHSLAERKREKPPRQQRNWKGVIIG; from the coding sequence ATGCGACATATACTCGCCTCGATGAACGATCTTTGCCAAGTATCGTTCGATGACGATTTCGGCGTGGCGCTTGCGAAACAGGTGTCGTCGCTCAGCAACTATGGCCGGCGGCTGACGGGGGGCGGCGCGGACGCCGATGACCTGTTACAGGATACGATGCTGCGTTGCTGGTCCGCGCGGCACAGTTTTCGCCCGGACAGCAATCTTGGCGCATGGGCGCGGACAGTGATGCGCAACAGTTTTTTGTCCGGTCGGCGGCGCGCGCGCTTTCAGGTCGAACTTCCCGAGGAGGCATTTGACCGCCTGCTGAGCGTCGCGGAGAATCAAAGTAATGTGGTGGCGTTGCGCGATGCAGAGTGGGCCTTGAACAAGCTGACCATCGGGCAGCGAGAGGCGGTATTGCTGGCGAGCCAAGGCGTGAAAATCGAAGACGCAGCCGCGCAATTGGCTATTACTTCAGGCACGTTCAAAAGCCGGGTGTGGCGCGGACGGCTTCGGTTGCGACAGCTTACTGAGGAAGAAGTTACGCCTCACTCCCTTGCCGAACGAAAGCGAGAGAAGCCACCCCGCCAGCAACGGAACTGGAAGGGCGTGATAATCGGCTGA
- a CDS encoding type II toxin-antitoxin system VapC family toxin yields the protein MTRVAALLDSNVVIAMVAEEHEHHAASAALLADGPDRRLAVAAHSYAEAYATLTRRHANALFRWSAEEAWATLESVAAATTLVGLSPAQTFDTIRSYAAAGGIGPRLYDRLIGQVAVQNGLSSIVTWNVGHLRDLFPGLRVDNPKAAVAWEHARDAGDRS from the coding sequence GTGACGAGGGTCGCAGCGCTGCTCGACAGCAATGTGGTGATCGCGATGGTCGCCGAGGAACACGAACATCACGCCGCTTCGGCTGCGTTGCTCGCCGACGGACCCGACCGGCGCTTGGCGGTGGCGGCACATAGTTATGCGGAGGCGTATGCGACGCTGACGCGTCGGCATGCAAACGCGCTGTTTCGCTGGTCTGCAGAGGAGGCATGGGCGACCCTCGAGAGCGTTGCCGCGGCGACCACACTCGTCGGCCTTTCCCCAGCGCAGACATTTGACACGATCCGCAGTTATGCCGCTGCCGGTGGCATCGGTCCGCGGCTCTATGACCGCTTGATCGGCCAGGTTGCCGTGCAGAATGGATTGAGCAGCATCGTGACGTGGAATGTCGGTCACCTGCGCGACTTATTCCCGGGACTTCGTGTGGATAATCCAAAGGCCGCGGTGGCTTGGGAACATGCTCGTGACGCAGGTGACCGCTCATAG
- a CDS encoding type II toxin-antitoxin system VapB family antitoxin produces the protein MSRPDTPQLNIRSSFARERAGELARSTGLTTTQIVEDALRAYLPPSWGPPHIKLIRKGALLVRPRRGREVSLDDANAALDETRSEQR, from the coding sequence ATGTCTCGTCCAGATACTCCTCAGCTTAATATTCGATCGAGTTTCGCTCGCGAGCGTGCCGGCGAACTGGCCCGCAGCACGGGCCTGACGACGACGCAGATCGTCGAAGATGCGCTGCGGGCCTATCTGCCGCCGTCTTGGGGCCCGCCGCACATCAAGCTTATCCGCAAGGGGGCCCTTCTGGTGCGTCCGCGACGTGGTCGCGAAGTCAGTCTCGACGACGCGAACGCTGCACTGGACGAAACTCGAAGTGAACAGCGGTAG